One segment of Betaproteobacteria bacterium DNA contains the following:
- the rplW gene encoding 50S ribosomal protein L23, whose product MNQQRLMQVLLAPQISEKATYVADKHDQVIFRVCSDATKPEIKAAVELLFKVEVEAVQVANVKGKVKRFKGATGRRKGWKKAYVSLKAGQEINFVEGGNA is encoded by the coding sequence ATGAACCAACAGCGTCTGATGCAGGTGCTGCTAGCACCGCAAATCTCCGAGAAGGCAACCTACGTTGCTGACAAACACGATCAGGTTATTTTCCGTGTTTGCTCCGATGCAACCAAACCCGAGATCAAGGCCGCAGTCGAGCTCTTGTTCAAAGTTGAAGTTGAGGCCGTTCAGGTCGCCAACGTCAAGGGCAAGGTCAAGCGCTTCAAGGGTGCAACTGGTCGTCGCAAGGGCTGGAAAAAAGCCTACGTTAGCCTTAAGGCCGGTCAGGAAATTAATTTTGTTGAAGGGGGGAATGCCTAA
- the rplX gene encoding 50S ribosomal protein L24, with protein sequence MEKIRKGDEIVVVTGKDKGKRGTVLRRVDDEHVLVEGVNRAKKHVKPNPVKGVAGGIVDKDMPIHISNVALFNPATKKADRVGFKALDDGRKVRVFKSNGELVNA encoded by the coding sequence ATGGAAAAAATTCGTAAAGGCGACGAAATCGTCGTTGTTACCGGTAAAGACAAGGGCAAGCGCGGTACCGTGCTACGTCGTGTCGATGATGAGCATGTGCTTGTCGAGGGTGTCAATCGTGCCAAGAAGCACGTGAAGCCGAATCCTGTAAAGGGTGTGGCTGGTGGCATCGTAGATAAAGATATGCCTATTCATATCTCCAATGTTGCGCTGTTTAATCCTGCTACCAAGAAAGCCGATCGCGTTGGCTTCAAGGCGCTTGATGACGGCCGCAAGGTTCGCGTGTTCAAGTCGAACGGCGAACTGGTAAACGCATAA
- the rplD gene encoding 50S ribosomal protein L4 yields the protein MELNVINEQGQEAAKLQASDVLFGRDFNEALVHQIVVAYQANARSGDRQQKDRSEVRHTTTKPWRQKGTGRARAGSNGSPLWRGGGRIFPNSPEENFSQKVNKKMFRAGMAAILSELARQGRMVVIDDLTIEAPKTKLFTQKLKSLGLEGNLLVITDTLNENLYLSSRNLPNVLVLEAQEADPVSLVRFAKVLVTKNAVAKFEEMWG from the coding sequence ATGGAACTTAATGTAATTAACGAACAAGGTCAGGAAGCTGCCAAGTTGCAGGCTTCCGACGTGCTGTTCGGTCGCGATTTCAACGAAGCTCTGGTTCACCAGATCGTCGTCGCCTATCAGGCGAATGCACGTTCCGGAGATCGCCAGCAGAAGGATCGCTCCGAAGTCCGTCACACCACGACCAAGCCGTGGCGCCAGAAGGGTACGGGCCGTGCCCGTGCTGGTAGCAATGGCAGCCCGCTGTGGCGTGGGGGTGGTCGGATTTTCCCGAACTCTCCTGAAGAAAATTTCAGCCAGAAGGTCAACAAGAAGATGTTCCGCGCCGGTATGGCTGCAATCCTCTCCGAGTTGGCTCGTCAAGGTCGCATGGTCGTCATCGACGATCTGACCATTGAGGCTCCCAAGACCAAACTATTCACGCAAAAGCTGAAGAGCTTGGGTCTTGAGGGCAATCTTCTGGTTATTACGGATACGCTGAACGAGAATCTTTATCTGTCGTCGCGTAACCTGCCCAACGTTCTGGTCCTGGAGGCGCAAGAGGCCGATCCGGTTTCTCTGGTCCGCTTCGCCAAGGTTCTGGTAACCAAGAATGCGGTGGCCAAGTTCGAGGAGATGTGGGGATGA
- the rplE gene encoding 50S ribosomal protein L5, protein MARLQQFYKDTVVADLSKQFGYKSVMEVPRITKITLNMGVGEAVADKKVLENAVGDMQKIAGQKPVTTKARKSIAGFKIRDGYPIGCMVTLRGPRMFEFLDRLVTIALPRVRDFRGVSGKGFDGQGNYNMGVKEQIIFPEIEYDKIDALRGMNISITTTAKSDAEAKALLAAFKFPFKN, encoded by the coding sequence ATGGCGCGTTTGCAGCAGTTTTACAAGGACACCGTTGTTGCTGATCTGAGTAAACAATTCGGTTACAAGTCCGTTATGGAAGTCCCGCGTATCACCAAGATCACCCTGAACATGGGTGTCGGTGAGGCTGTCGCGGATAAGAAGGTTCTCGAAAATGCCGTTGGCGACATGCAGAAGATCGCAGGTCAAAAGCCGGTGACGACCAAGGCCCGCAAGTCTATTGCTGGCTTCAAGATTCGTGACGGCTACCCGATTGGTTGCATGGTCACGCTTCGTGGTCCGCGCATGTTCGAATTCCTTGATCGCTTGGTGACTATTGCTTTGCCTCGTGTTCGCGACTTCCGTGGTGTTTCTGGCAAGGGTTTTGATGGCCAGGGCAACTACAACATGGGTGTCAAAGAGCAGATCATTTTCCCGGAAATCGAGTACGACAAGATCGATGCTCTCCGGGGTATGAACATCAGCATCACCACGACCGCGAAATCCGACGCAGAAGCCAAGGCTCTGTTGGCGGCGTTCAAGTTCCCGTTCAAGAATTGA
- the rpsJ gene encoding 30S ribosomal protein S10 translates to MQSQKIRIRLKAFDYRLIDQSAQEIVETAKRTGAVVRGPVPLPTRKQRFDILRSPHVNKASRDQLEIRTHLRLMDIVDPTDKTVDALMKLDLPAGVDVEIKLQ, encoded by the coding sequence ATGCAAAGCCAAAAAATCCGTATCCGTCTGAAGGCCTTCGACTATCGCCTGATCGATCAATCCGCTCAGGAAATCGTCGAAACCGCCAAGCGTACCGGTGCTGTTGTTCGTGGCCCGGTTCCGCTGCCGACGCGTAAGCAGCGTTTCGACATCCTTCGTTCGCCGCACGTCAACAAGGCTTCCCGTGATCAACTTGAAATTCGTACCCATCTGCGTCTGATGGATATCGTTGATCCGACTGACAAAACCGTTGATGCGCTGATGAAGCTGGACCTCCCCGCAGGCGTCGACGTCGAAATCAAGTTGCAGTAA
- the rpsC gene encoding 30S ribosomal protein S3: MGQKIHPTGFRLAVTKNWSSRWYANSKDFPGMLNEDIKVREYLKRKLAHASVGRVLIERPAKNARVTVYSARPGVVIGKKGEDIEQLRSDLQRIMGVPVHVSIEEIRKPEIDAQLIADSIAQQLEKRIMFRRAMKRAMQNAMRLGAQGIKVMSAGRLNGAEIARSEWYREGRVPLHTLRADIDYATSEALTTYGIIGIKVWVYKGDMLDRNEQPAVEEPAADDRRPRRAPGKPEGDKPRTRTVKKADGNGAGAPDKRVRKAGA, encoded by the coding sequence ATGGGACAGAAAATTCATCCGACTGGCTTTCGTCTGGCAGTCACCAAAAACTGGAGTTCACGCTGGTACGCTAACAGCAAGGACTTTCCGGGCATGCTTAATGAAGACATCAAGGTTCGTGAGTATCTGAAGCGTAAGCTCGCGCACGCGTCTGTCGGCCGTGTGCTGATCGAGCGTCCAGCGAAGAATGCTCGTGTCACGGTTTACTCGGCTCGACCGGGTGTCGTTATCGGCAAGAAGGGCGAAGATATCGAACAACTTCGTTCGGATCTTCAGCGCATCATGGGCGTTCCTGTCCATGTGTCGATCGAAGAAATCCGCAAGCCGGAAATCGATGCGCAGCTGATCGCAGATTCGATTGCCCAGCAACTCGAAAAGCGCATCATGTTCCGTCGTGCCATGAAGCGTGCAATGCAAAATGCAATGCGTCTTGGTGCCCAGGGTATCAAGGTCATGAGTGCTGGTCGTCTTAATGGTGCTGAAATTGCTCGCAGCGAGTGGTATCGCGAAGGCCGTGTGCCATTGCATACCCTGCGTGCTGACATTGACTACGCAACCTCGGAAGCGCTGACCACCTACGGCATCATTGGTATCAAGGTCTGGGTTTACAAGGGTGACATGCTTGATCGCAATGAGCAGCCGGCAGTTGAAGAGCCAGCAGCTGATGACCGTCGTCCGCGTCGCGCTCCGGGCAAGCCGGAAGGCGACAAGCCGCGTACCCGTACCGTCAAGAAGGCTGATGGTAATGGCGCTGGCGCTCCGGACAAGCGTGTAAGAAAGGCAGGTGCTTAA
- the rplB gene encoding 50S ribosomal protein L2 produces the protein MALVKVKPTSPGRRAVVLVVNANLHKGKPFAALVEAKSGNAGRNNNGRITVRHQGGGHKQAYRVIDFKRNKDGIPAKVERLEYDPNRTANIALLCYADGERRYIIANKGMVVGQPIMSGSEAPIKSGNALPIRNIPVGTTICCVEMLPGKGAQIARSAGTSVQLLAREGSYAQIRLRSGEVRRVHVECRATIGEVGNEEHNLRKFGKAGAMRWRGIRPTVRGTAMNPVDHPHGGGEGRTGEGRVPVNPWGQPTKGYRTRSNKRTNSMIVQRRHKR, from the coding sequence ATGGCTCTCGTTAAAGTCAAGCCGACTTCCCCTGGTCGTCGCGCCGTCGTGCTGGTGGTCAATGCCAATCTGCACAAAGGTAAGCCATTCGCCGCCTTGGTTGAGGCCAAGTCGGGTAATGCCGGCCGCAACAACAATGGTCGCATCACTGTTCGCCATCAGGGCGGTGGTCATAAGCAGGCTTATCGTGTCATCGATTTCAAGCGCAACAAGGACGGGATCCCGGCCAAGGTTGAGCGTCTGGAATATGATCCGAACCGCACTGCCAATATCGCGCTGCTGTGTTATGCCGATGGCGAGCGCCGCTACATCATCGCCAACAAGGGCATGGTGGTTGGTCAGCCGATCATGAGTGGCTCTGAAGCTCCGATCAAGTCTGGCAATGCTCTGCCGATTCGCAATATTCCGGTTGGTACGACCATTTGCTGTGTTGAAATGCTGCCAGGCAAGGGTGCGCAAATCGCTCGCTCTGCCGGTACTTCCGTTCAGCTGCTGGCTCGTGAAGGTTCTTACGCCCAGATCCGTCTCCGCTCTGGCGAAGTGCGTCGCGTGCATGTCGAATGCCGCGCAACCATCGGTGAAGTTGGCAACGAAGAGCACAACCTGCGCAAGTTCGGCAAGGCCGGTGCTATGCGTTGGCGTGGTATTCGCCCGACCGTTCGTGGTACCGCCATGAACCCGGTCGATCACCCCCACGGTGGTGGTGAAGGTCGTACCGGCGAAGGTCGCGTGCCAGTCAATCCGTGGGGTCAGCCCACCAAGGGTTACCGCACCCGCAGCAACAAGCGCACGAACAGCATGATCGTTCAGCGCCGTCATAAGCGTTAA
- the rpsS gene encoding 30S ribosomal protein S19 has protein sequence MGRSLKKGPFVDAHLIDKVEAVRATSDKRPIKTWSRRSTILPEFIGLTIAVHNGKQHIPVFVTENMVGHKLGEFSLTRTFKGHTAGKKAKK, from the coding sequence ATGGGACGTTCTCTCAAAAAGGGCCCGTTTGTTGATGCACACCTGATCGACAAAGTCGAAGCAGTTCGTGCTACCAGCGACAAGCGCCCGATCAAGACATGGTCGCGTCGTTCAACGATCCTCCCCGAGTTTATCGGTCTGACTATTGCTGTCCATAACGGAAAGCAGCATATCCCGGTGTTCGTCACCGAGAATATGGTCGGTCACAAGCTCGGCGAGTTCTCGCTGACCCGGACGTTCAAGGGTCATACCGCCGGCAAAAAGGCCAAGAAGTAA
- the rplR gene encoding 50S ribosomal protein L18, protein MFNKKQARLRRSRQTRAKIAELKAVRLCVNRTNCHIYAQIISPCGGKVLASASTLETGVRNDIPNGGNKAAATSVGKLIAERAKAAGIEQVAFDRSGLQYHGRVQALAEAAREAGLKF, encoded by the coding sequence ATGTTTAATAAGAAACAAGCGCGTTTGCGCCGTTCCCGCCAAACCCGGGCCAAAATTGCCGAGCTTAAGGCTGTTCGGTTGTGTGTCAATCGCACCAACTGTCATATTTACGCACAGATCATTTCGCCTTGCGGCGGTAAGGTTCTGGCTTCGGCTTCCACGCTGGAAACGGGTGTCCGCAATGACATTCCGAACGGCGGTAACAAGGCTGCTGCCACTTCGGTGGGCAAGCTGATTGCCGAGCGCGCCAAGGCGGCCGGCATTGAGCAGGTGGCTTTTGATCGTTCCGGCCTTCAGTATCACGGTCGTGTTCAGGCGTTGGCGGAAGCTGCGCGTGAAGCCGGTCTGAAGTTCTGA
- the rplN gene encoding 50S ribosomal protein L14, with amino-acid sequence MIQMQTTLDVADNTGARSVMCIKVLGGSRRRYAGIGDIIKVSIKDAAPRGRVKKGDVYNAVVVRTAKGVRRADGSLVRFDGNAAVLLNNKLEPIGTRIFGPVTRELRTERFMKIVSLAPEVL; translated from the coding sequence ATGATTCAGATGCAGACAACTCTGGATGTCGCCGATAACACCGGCGCACGTTCAGTAATGTGTATCAAAGTGCTGGGTGGGTCCAGGCGCCGTTATGCAGGCATTGGTGACATCATCAAGGTCAGCATCAAGGATGCTGCGCCGCGTGGCCGCGTCAAAAAAGGCGACGTATATAACGCCGTGGTGGTTCGTACCGCCAAGGGTGTTCGTCGTGCGGATGGCTCGCTGGTTCGCTTTGATGGCAATGCCGCAGTTCTTCTCAACAACAAGCTCGAGCCGATCGGCACGCGCATCTTTGGCCCGGTGACCCGCGAACTGCGTACCGAGCGCTTTATGAAGATCGTGTCCTTGGCTCCAGAAGTGCTGTAA
- the rplF gene encoding 50S ribosomal protein L6, with the protein MSRIGKNPIILPAGVEVSVGEQITVKGPLGSLKTIAHPSVKVSVEGQNVQVSKIDGAVNADAMWGTMRANLNNMVNGVSKGFERKLQLVGVGYRAQAQGDVLNLSLGFSHPVAHKMPAGVKVECPTQTEILIKGADKQQVGQVAAEVRAYRKPEPYKGKGVRYSDEVVVIKETKKK; encoded by the coding sequence ATGTCTCGTATTGGTAAGAATCCAATTATTCTCCCCGCCGGCGTTGAAGTTTCGGTTGGTGAGCAAATCACTGTCAAGGGCCCGCTGGGTTCCTTGAAGACGATTGCTCATCCGTCCGTAAAGGTTTCCGTCGAAGGTCAGAATGTTCAGGTGTCCAAGATTGATGGTGCGGTGAATGCCGATGCCATGTGGGGCACGATGCGTGCGAATCTGAACAATATGGTTAACGGTGTGTCCAAGGGCTTCGAGCGCAAGCTTCAGTTGGTTGGCGTGGGATATCGCGCCCAGGCTCAGGGCGATGTCCTGAATCTGTCGCTGGGCTTTTCACATCCTGTGGCGCATAAGATGCCCGCAGGTGTGAAGGTCGAGTGCCCGACCCAGACCGAAATCCTGATCAAGGGGGCTGACAAGCAACAGGTCGGCCAGGTTGCTGCCGAAGTTCGTGCATATCGTAAGCCGGAGCCCTACAAGGGCAAGGGCGTTCGGTACTCGGACGAAGTGGTGGTTATCAAGGAAACCAAGAAGAAGTAA
- the rpmC gene encoding 50S ribosomal protein L29, with protein MKASELRTKSVDELNKELLDLLRAQFGMRMQLATQQLSNTSQMSKVRRDIARVRTLIREKAVQQ; from the coding sequence ATGAAAGCTAGTGAATTGAGAACCAAGAGCGTGGACGAGCTCAACAAGGAATTGCTGGACCTGTTGAGGGCCCAGTTCGGTATGCGTATGCAGCTCGCTACCCAGCAGCTGTCCAATACCAGCCAAATGTCCAAGGTGCGTCGCGACATCGCTCGCGTTCGCACGCTTATCCGTGAAAAGGCGGTGCAGCAATGA
- the rplP gene encoding 50S ribosomal protein L16, which yields MLQPNRRKFRKEHKGRNEGLATRGTKVSFGEWGLKATGRGRLTARQIEAARRAMTRHIKRGGRIWIRIFPDKPVSKKPAEVRMGNGKGNPEYWVAEIQPGKVLYEMDGVNEALAREAFALAAAKLPIATTFVTRHLG from the coding sequence ATGCTGCAACCAAATCGCCGCAAGTTCCGCAAGGAGCACAAGGGGCGCAACGAAGGTCTGGCTACCCGCGGCACCAAGGTGTCGTTCGGTGAGTGGGGCCTGAAGGCGACCGGTCGTGGTCGCTTGACGGCTCGTCAGATCGAAGCTGCCCGCCGTGCAATGACTCGTCACATTAAGCGTGGCGGCCGCATCTGGATTCGTATTTTCCCGGATAAGCCAGTTTCGAAGAAGCCTGCCGAAGTCCGTATGGGTAACGGTAAGGGGAATCCGGAATACTGGGTTGCTGAAATCCAGCCGGGTAAAGTTCTATATGAAATGGATGGCGTGAATGAAGCGCTGGCTCGCGAGGCTTTTGCCCTTGCTGCTGCCAAGTTGCCGATTGCCACCACCTTCGTGACTCGTCATCTGGGGTAA
- the rpsQ gene encoding 30S ribosomal protein S17 translates to MSETTSSKRTLVGRVVSDKMEKTVTVLVERKVKHPMYGKVMVRSKKYHAHNEGNSARAGDLVEIVETRPVSRTKTWAVTSVLEKAIVV, encoded by the coding sequence ATGAGCGAAACCACCAGTAGCAAACGTACTCTCGTCGGTCGTGTTGTCAGCGACAAGATGGAAAAGACGGTTACCGTCCTCGTCGAACGTAAGGTCAAGCACCCCATGTACGGCAAGGTGATGGTTCGTTCCAAAAAGTATCACGCCCACAATGAGGGTAATTCGGCCAGGGCTGGCGATCTCGTCGAGATCGTCGAAACCCGTCCGGTTTCTCGCACGAAGACTTGGGCAGTGACAAGTGTTCTTGAGAAGGCGATCGTCGTATAA
- the rpsH gene encoding 30S ribosomal protein S8 has protein sequence MAMSDPIADMLTRIRNAQLAEKASVSMPSSKVKVAIAAVLKDEGYVDDFAVRQADGKPTLEIALKYYAGRPVIERIERVSKPGLRIYKGCEDIPRVMNGLGVAIVSTPKGVMTDRKARASKVGGEVLCIVA, from the coding sequence ATGGCTATGAGCGATCCGATCGCGGACATGCTGACTCGCATCCGCAACGCCCAGCTCGCCGAAAAGGCGTCTGTCTCCATGCCCTCGTCCAAAGTCAAGGTGGCCATTGCTGCTGTGCTGAAAGATGAAGGCTACGTCGATGATTTCGCAGTTCGTCAGGCTGATGGCAAGCCGACCCTCGAGATTGCACTCAAGTATTACGCCGGTCGTCCGGTCATTGAGCGCATCGAGCGTGTTTCCAAGCCTGGTCTGCGTATTTACAAGGGCTGCGAGGATATTCCTCGCGTCATGAACGGTTTGGGTGTCGCCATTGTGTCGACTCCCAAGGGCGTCATGACTGATCGCAAGGCTCGCGCCAGCAAGGTCGGCGGCGAAGTTCTTTGCATCGTGGCGTAA
- the tuf gene encoding elongation factor Tu produces the protein MAKEKFARTKPHVNVGTIGHVDHGKTTLTAAITTVLAAKFGGSAKAYDQIDAAPEEKARGITINTAHVEYETANRHYAHVDCPGHADYVKNMITGAAQMDGAILVCSAADGPMPQTREHILLARQVGVPYVLVFMNKCDMVDDAELLELVEMELRELLSKYDFPGDDTPIIHGSALKALEGDQSEIGEPSIFRLADALDSYIPTPERAVDLPFLMPVEDVFSISGRGTVVTGRIERGIVKVGEEIEIVGIRPTVKTTCTGVEMFRKLLDQGQAGDNVGALLRGTKREDVERGQVLCKPGSITPHTHFTGEVYVLSKDEGGRHTPFFNNYRPQFYFRTTDVTGAISLPEGTEMVMPGDNIQMTVKLIAPIAMEEGLRFAIREGGRTVGAGVVAKIIE, from the coding sequence ATGGCTAAGGAAAAATTCGCGCGTACGAAACCGCACGTCAATGTTGGCACGATTGGTCACGTTGACCACGGCAAGACGACGCTGACGGCTGCAATCACCACGGTGCTGGCTGCCAAGTTTGGCGGTTCCGCCAAGGCGTATGACCAGATTGACGCGGCGCCGGAAGAAAAGGCGCGCGGTATTACGATTAATACCGCCCACGTCGAATACGAAACCGCCAACCGTCACTACGCCCACGTTGACTGCCCGGGCCACGCTGACTACGTCAAGAACATGATTACCGGTGCTGCCCAGATGGACGGCGCCATTCTCGTCTGTTCCGCTGCTGACGGCCCGATGCCGCAGACCCGCGAGCACATCCTGCTTGCCCGTCAGGTTGGCGTGCCGTACGTTCTCGTGTTCATGAACAAGTGCGACATGGTTGACGACGCCGAGCTGCTCGAGCTCGTCGAAATGGAACTGCGCGAGCTGCTCTCCAAGTACGACTTCCCGGGTGACGACACCCCGATCATTCACGGCTCTGCACTGAAAGCCCTCGAAGGCGACCAGTCCGAAATCGGCGAACCCTCCATCTTCCGCCTGGCCGATGCCCTTGACTCCTACATCCCGACCCCGGAGCGCGCTGTTGATCTGCCGTTCCTGATGCCGGTTGAAGACGTCTTCTCCATCTCCGGTCGCGGTACCGTCGTTACCGGTCGTATCGAGCGCGGTATCGTCAAGGTTGGCGAAGAAATCGAAATCGTCGGTATCCGTCCGACCGTCAAGACCACATGTACCGGTGTCGAAATGTTCCGCAAGCTGCTCGACCAAGGTCAGGCGGGCGACAATGTTGGTGCGCTGCTCCGTGGTACCAAGCGTGAAGACGTCGAACGCGGCCAAGTGCTGTGCAAGCCGGGCTCCATCACCCCGCACACCCACTTCACCGGCGAAGTGTACGTTCTGTCCAAGGACGAAGGTGGTCGTCACACCCCGTTCTTCAACAACTACCGTCCGCAGTTCTACTTCCGCACGACCGACGTGACGGGCGCGATCTCCCTGCCGGAAGGCACGGAAATGGTTATGCCGGGTGACAACATCCAGATGACTGTCAAGTTGATCGCGCCGATCGCCATGGAAGAAGGTCTGCGCTTCGCCATCCGTGAAGGCGGTCGTACCGTCGGCGCCGGCGTCGTCGCCAAAATCATCGAGTAA
- the rpsE gene encoding 30S ribosomal protein S5, with translation MAKPDRNKKPQQNEERDDGMREKMVAVNRVTKVVKGGRILGFAALTVVGDGDGSIGMGKGKSREVPVAAQKAMDEARRKMAKVSLKNGTVHHTVMGRHGATTVMIQPAPEGTGIIAGGAMRAVFEVVGVTNVVAKAHGSTNPYNIVRATIDGLSKVNTPAEIAAKRGLSVERVLG, from the coding sequence ATGGCTAAACCTGATAGAAACAAGAAGCCGCAACAGAATGAAGAGCGCGATGATGGCATGCGCGAAAAAATGGTTGCGGTCAATCGCGTCACCAAAGTGGTTAAGGGCGGCCGTATTCTCGGTTTCGCAGCCCTGACCGTTGTCGGTGACGGCGATGGCAGCATCGGCATGGGCAAGGGCAAGTCCCGCGAAGTCCCGGTCGCTGCCCAAAAGGCAATGGATGAGGCTCGTCGCAAGATGGCCAAGGTCAGCCTGAAGAACGGCACTGTTCATCACACCGTGATGGGCCGTCATGGCGCAACGACCGTGATGATCCAGCCGGCTCCCGAAGGTACTGGCATTATCGCTGGCGGCGCTATGCGTGCCGTCTTCGAGGTCGTCGGCGTCACCAATGTGGTTGCCAAGGCTCATGGCTCAACCAATCCCTACAATATCGTGCGTGCCACTATCGACGGTTTGTCGAAGGTGAATACGCCGGCCGAGATCGCCGCCAAGCGTGGTCTATCGGTTGAGCGAGTCCTGGGGTAA
- the rpsN gene encoding 30S ribosomal protein S14, translated as MAKLALINREEKRRKLVAQYAKKRAALEAIFNNASLSDDERYAARLKFQALPRNSSPSRLRNRCQLTGRPRGVFRKFGLCRHKIRELAFNGEVPGVVKASW; from the coding sequence ATGGCAAAACTTGCTCTGATCAACCGTGAAGAAAAGCGCCGCAAGCTGGTGGCTCAGTACGCCAAGAAGCGTGCTGCCCTCGAGGCGATTTTCAATAACGCGAGCCTGTCTGACGATGAGCGTTACGCTGCCCGTCTGAAGTTCCAGGCCTTGCCGCGTAACTCGAGCCCGTCTCGTCTGCGCAATCGTTGCCAGCTGACCGGTCGTCCGCGTGGTGTTTTCCGTAAGTTCGGTCTGTGCCGTCACAAGATCCGCGAACTGGCCTTCAATGGCGAAGTTCCGGGTGTTGTTAAAGCCAGCTGGTAA
- the rpmD gene encoding 50S ribosomal protein L30: MADKKITVKLVKSIIGTKQDHRATVRGLGLRKLNSSSELVDTPAVRGMIQKVQYLVKVEG, from the coding sequence ATGGCTGACAAGAAAATCACAGTGAAGCTCGTCAAGAGCATCATCGGTACGAAGCAGGATCACCGCGCTACGGTGCGTGGTCTTGGTCTTCGTAAGCTGAATAGTTCTTCTGAACTGGTGGATACGCCGGCAGTGCGCGGCATGATCCAGAAGGTTCAGTATCTCGTCAAGGTTGAGGGTTAA
- the rplV gene encoding 50S ribosomal protein L22, which produces METRASLRGVRLSEQKGRLVADLVRGKPVGQALNILAFCPKKGAGIVKKVLESAIANAEHNDGADIDELMVKTIYVEKGMVLKRFTARAKGRGNRIVKPTCHIYLTVGN; this is translated from the coding sequence ATGGAAACTCGTGCAAGTCTACGGGGCGTACGCCTCTCCGAGCAAAAAGGCCGCCTAGTGGCGGACTTGGTGCGCGGCAAGCCGGTTGGTCAGGCTCTAAACATCCTGGCTTTCTGCCCGAAAAAGGGCGCTGGTATTGTCAAGAAGGTTCTTGAGTCGGCAATCGCCAACGCCGAGCACAACGATGGTGCTGATATCGACGAACTGATGGTCAAGACCATCTACGTCGAAAAAGGCATGGTGCTGAAGCGCTTTACGGCGCGCGCCAAGGGTCGTGGCAATCGGATCGTCAAGCCGACCTGCCATATCTATCTGACCGTTGGTAACTAA
- the rplC gene encoding 50S ribosomal protein L3 codes for MSLGLVGRKVGMTRIFAEDGASIPVTVLDVSNNRVTQVKTPEIDGYSAIQVAFGKRRASRVSKPLAGHLAKAGVEAGHVLKEFLIGADQLATFKAGDQVAVTIFAEGQKVDVTGSSIGKGFQGGIKRHNFSSNRATHGNSLSHNAPGSIGMAQDPGRVFPGKRMAGHMGDVQSTMQGLTIVRVDVERQLLLVKGAVPGAKGSDVVVRPAVKA; via the coding sequence ATGAGTCTAGGCCTTGTTGGTCGCAAGGTTGGCATGACTCGCATTTTTGCCGAGGATGGCGCGTCCATTCCGGTAACTGTGCTTGACGTGTCTAACAATCGAGTGACCCAAGTAAAAACGCCGGAGATCGATGGCTACTCAGCCATTCAGGTCGCATTCGGCAAGCGCCGTGCCTCTCGTGTTTCGAAGCCCCTTGCTGGCCATCTGGCCAAGGCGGGTGTTGAAGCCGGGCATGTGCTCAAGGAATTCCTGATCGGTGCTGATCAGCTCGCCACTTTCAAGGCGGGCGACCAGGTTGCTGTCACTATTTTTGCCGAAGGGCAAAAGGTTGACGTGACCGGTAGCTCCATCGGTAAGGGTTTCCAGGGTGGCATCAAACGCCACAACTTCAGTTCAAACCGTGCAACCCATGGTAACTCGCTGTCGCACAACGCGCCGGGTTCTATCGGTATGGCGCAGGATCCGGGTCGTGTTTTCCCGGGTAAGCGCATGGCCGGGCATATGGGTGATGTTCAATCCACGATGCAGGGACTGACGATTGTTCGCGTTGATGTCGAGCGCCAGTTGCTTCTGGTCAAGGGTGCTGTTCCTGGCGCCAAGGGTTCCGACGTCGTTGTGCGTCCGGCGGTCAAGGCTTAA